The Urbifossiella limnaea genome has a window encoding:
- a CDS encoding DUF3472 domain-containing protein gives MRPALAAALAAVAVATASAPADEKLFGIACRSVHLGYPAPEATAVTLTATVEQSAEGTYFMACGWSKGYFGIQELGNGKKVALFSVWDPAGGDDPRKVPEEKRVKLLHRGEGVRVGRFGNEGTGGQSFLDLDWKAGQPYRFLVSAKADGPDRTAYSGYLRTPDAKEWRHLVTFSTHTKGELLRGCYSFVEDFRRNKVSTTKARRAVFSDGWVRPKGGAWEPLLKARFTADANPDTHIDAGPVGAGFFLATGGATENKTTKLREVMTRAGGATAPPDLPAGVE, from the coding sequence GTGCGCCCCGCCCTCGCCGCCGCTCTCGCCGCCGTCGCCGTCGCAACCGCGAGCGCCCCCGCCGACGAGAAGCTGTTCGGCATCGCCTGCCGGTCCGTCCACCTCGGCTACCCCGCGCCGGAGGCCACGGCCGTCACCCTCACCGCCACCGTCGAGCAGTCCGCGGAGGGCACCTACTTCATGGCCTGCGGTTGGTCGAAGGGGTACTTCGGCATCCAGGAGCTCGGCAACGGCAAGAAGGTGGCGCTGTTCTCCGTGTGGGACCCGGCCGGCGGCGACGACCCGCGAAAGGTGCCCGAGGAGAAGCGGGTGAAGCTGCTCCACCGGGGCGAGGGCGTGCGCGTCGGCCGGTTCGGCAACGAGGGGACCGGCGGGCAGTCGTTCCTCGACCTGGATTGGAAGGCGGGTCAGCCGTACCGCTTCCTCGTGAGCGCGAAGGCCGACGGCCCCGACCGCACCGCCTACAGCGGCTACCTCCGCACGCCGGACGCCAAGGAGTGGCGGCACCTCGTGACGTTCTCGACGCACACGAAGGGGGAGTTGCTGCGCGGCTGCTACTCGTTCGTGGAGGACTTCCGGCGGAACAAGGTGTCCACGACGAAGGCGCGGCGGGCGGTGTTTTCCGACGGCTGGGTGAGGCCGAAGGGCGGGGCGTGGGAGCCGCTGCTGAAGGCGCGCTTCACCGCCGACGCGAACCCGGACACGCACATCGACGCGGGGCCGGTGGGGGCGGGCTTCTTCCTGGCGACCGGCGGCGCGACGGAGAACAAGACGACGAAGCTGCGCGAGGTGATGACGCGGGCGGGCGGCGCGACGGCGCCGCCGGACCTGCCGGCGGGGGTGGAGTGA
- the rfbA gene encoding glucose-1-phosphate thymidylyltransferase RfbA, which translates to MKGILLAGGAGSRLYPLTRSVSKQLLPVYDKPVIYYPLSVLMLAGIRDVLVISTPRDTPAIEQLLGDGKRLGMNLSYKVQENPGGIAQAFLVGEEFVAGDPVCLILGDNIFFGHDLVPVLTDSAGITTGARVFAYHVTDPERFGVVEFGKDFKARTLEEKPAKPRSNWAVTGLYFYDGDVTDIAKKLKPSPRGELEITDVNLEYLRRGQLTVTPLGRGVAWLDAGTFDSLLSSSQFVQTLEQRQGLKIACLEEIALSKGFIDVAQFEKLAVESGNNDYGAYLKRVLAEHRAGGSS; encoded by the coding sequence GTGAAGGGAATTCTGCTGGCCGGCGGGGCCGGGAGCCGGCTCTACCCGCTCACCCGCTCGGTGAGCAAGCAACTCCTCCCCGTCTACGACAAGCCGGTCATCTACTACCCGCTGTCGGTGCTCATGCTCGCCGGCATCCGCGACGTGCTCGTCATCAGCACGCCCCGCGACACGCCGGCCATCGAGCAGCTGCTCGGCGACGGCAAGCGGCTCGGCATGAACCTCTCCTACAAGGTGCAGGAGAACCCCGGCGGCATCGCGCAGGCGTTCCTCGTCGGCGAGGAGTTCGTCGCCGGCGACCCGGTGTGCCTGATCCTCGGCGACAACATCTTCTTCGGCCACGACCTGGTGCCGGTCCTCACCGACTCGGCCGGCATCACCACCGGCGCGCGGGTGTTCGCGTACCACGTCACCGACCCGGAGCGGTTCGGCGTCGTCGAGTTCGGCAAGGACTTCAAGGCGCGCACGCTCGAAGAGAAGCCGGCGAAGCCGCGCTCGAACTGGGCCGTCACCGGGTTGTACTTCTACGACGGCGACGTGACCGACATCGCCAAGAAGCTGAAGCCGTCGCCGCGCGGCGAGCTGGAAATCACGGACGTGAACCTCGAGTACCTCCGCCGCGGGCAGCTCACCGTGACGCCGCTCGGCCGCGGCGTGGCGTGGCTGGACGCGGGCACGTTCGACTCGCTGCTGTCGTCGTCGCAGTTCGTGCAGACGCTGGAGCAGCGGCAGGGGCTGAAGATCGCGTGCCTCGAAGAGATCGCGCTGTCGAAGGGGTTCATCGACGTGGCGCAGTTCGAGAAGCTGGCGGTCGAGAGCGGCAACAACGACTACGGCGCGTACCTGAAGCGGGTGCTGGCCGAGCACCGGGCCGGGGGATCGAGTTAG
- the lptB gene encoding LPS export ABC transporter ATP-binding protein: MALLEVEGLVKYFGRRRVVNGVSFHVEAGEVVGLLGPNGAGKTTSFRMATGQLTPNAGKVTFDGADVTGLPMFQRARRGMGYLSQEPSVFRKLSVENNLIAILEALPRSRSLGRKLTRKERRERANEALTRFKLDHVRGNVAGSCSGGEKRRLEIARCLVCEPLLILLDEPFAAVDPKTTEDIRKNIRELADHGIGILITDHNVREVFRTADRVYLIADGQVVTRGTPHELVNDQKAIDAYLGRSFEEDGFTRAMASRLHPGGDPTPAPEPPPPPAKAAAPPPPAKAAAPPAKPPVTPPPAKPLTITPAPVAPPPPRPAPPPTAATPPPKAFAPEPVATVTPPPVLFPAATPTAFPATTPAPASGLFSGKVGSMLEQEKVRRLVESLADDGAVKAATLELVKKGAAAVPTLLEALEWPNAVHRRRAFEVLKFLAKDAGPLEFDPDGPPDVRLRQVAQLRRRLEPRR; the protein is encoded by the coding sequence ATGGCGCTGCTCGAGGTCGAGGGGCTGGTCAAGTACTTCGGCCGCCGCCGGGTCGTCAACGGCGTGTCGTTCCACGTCGAGGCCGGCGAGGTCGTCGGGCTGCTCGGCCCGAACGGCGCCGGCAAGACCACCAGCTTCCGCATGGCCACCGGGCAGCTCACGCCGAACGCCGGCAAGGTGACGTTCGACGGGGCCGACGTGACCGGCCTGCCCATGTTCCAGCGCGCCCGCCGCGGCATGGGCTACCTGTCGCAGGAGCCCAGCGTCTTCCGCAAGCTCTCGGTCGAAAACAACCTCATCGCCATCCTGGAGGCGCTGCCGCGCAGCCGCAGCCTCGGGCGGAAGCTCACCCGCAAGGAGCGCCGGGAGCGCGCCAACGAAGCGCTGACCCGGTTCAAGCTCGACCACGTCCGCGGGAACGTCGCCGGCAGTTGCTCGGGCGGCGAGAAGCGGCGGCTCGAGATCGCCCGCTGCCTGGTGTGCGAGCCGCTGCTGATCCTGCTCGACGAGCCGTTCGCGGCCGTGGACCCGAAGACGACCGAGGACATCCGCAAGAACATCCGCGAGCTGGCGGACCACGGCATCGGCATCCTCATCACCGACCACAACGTCCGCGAGGTGTTCCGCACCGCCGACCGGGTGTACCTCATCGCCGACGGCCAGGTGGTGACCCGCGGCACACCGCACGAGCTGGTGAACGACCAGAAGGCCATCGACGCCTACCTCGGCCGCAGCTTCGAGGAGGACGGCTTCACCCGGGCGATGGCCAGCCGGCTGCACCCGGGCGGGGATCCGACCCCAGCGCCCGAACCGCCGCCGCCGCCGGCGAAGGCCGCCGCGCCGCCGCCGCCGGCGAAGGCCGCCGCGCCGCCGGCGAAACCGCCGGTCACGCCGCCGCCGGCGAAGCCGCTGACGATCACGCCGGCGCCGGTGGCGCCGCCCCCGCCGCGGCCGGCGCCGCCCCCGACGGCAGCCACGCCGCCGCCGAAGGCGTTTGCCCCCGAACCCGTCGCCACCGTGACGCCGCCGCCGGTGCTGTTCCCGGCGGCCACCCCGACCGCGTTCCCCGCCACGACGCCGGCGCCGGCCAGCGGGCTGTTCAGCGGCAAGGTCGGGTCGATGCTGGAGCAGGAGAAGGTGCGGCGGCTCGTGGAGTCGCTGGCCGACGACGGCGCGGTGAAGGCCGCGACGCTGGAACTGGTGAAGAAGGGCGCCGCGGCCGTGCCGACGCTGCTGGAGGCGCTGGAGTGGCCGAACGCGGTCCACCGCCGGCGGGCGTTCGAGGTGCTGAAGTTCCTGGCCAAGGACGCCGGCCCGCTGGAGTTCGACCCCGACGGCCCGCCGGACGTGCGCCTGCGCCAGGTGGCGCAGCTGCGGCGGCGGCTGGAGCCGCGCCGGTGA
- a CDS encoding flotillin family protein: MTALLAATTDVPWPLVTAVAAGTVLFGLVLMLARRYKRCPSNRVLVIYGKTGGGNAAKCVHGGAAFIVPLIQDYSYLSLDPIQIEVPLKGALSIENIRVNVPSVFTVAIGTDSETMQNAAIRLLGLDTQQVKEQARDIIFGQLRQVIASMRIEDINRDRDKFLESVQRSLEPELKKIGLVLINVNITDLTDESGYIEAIGRKAAAEAIQKALVDVALQERTGQIGVAEAERERAVSVAGATKEREIGTREATREQAIRVAQLDKERVVGEQTAKLEQEALIKEAMRQQAIRVAELDRDQQVGEQKAAFEREALVADAEREKRVKTAEANARAAVGEAQAQAQVFAAQAEMQVKKAEAYQVSETKKREAEAAVQEAQNRAMARAALAEAEKVEAEQRAALEAPAKAEKARTIVEAEAAAEQTRLAAQAEAATIYMKLEAEARGQYEILAKKGEGLKTVIEACGGAQAAFQLLMLEHLDALAAASAKAISNIKFDKVVVWEGGGAGGSGTAGFLQNMARVMPPMMQVLKDVGGVEVPEYLAKLTPDAPPPPRPEPAANGHAPAAPGPRGGS, from the coding sequence GTGACCGCACTCCTCGCCGCCACCACCGACGTGCCCTGGCCGCTCGTCACCGCCGTCGCCGCCGGCACCGTGCTGTTCGGCCTCGTCCTGATGCTCGCGCGGCGCTACAAGCGGTGCCCGTCCAACCGCGTCCTCGTCATCTACGGCAAGACCGGCGGCGGCAACGCCGCGAAGTGCGTCCACGGCGGCGCCGCGTTCATCGTGCCGCTGATCCAGGACTACTCGTACCTGTCGCTCGACCCCATCCAGATCGAGGTGCCGCTCAAGGGCGCGCTGTCGATCGAGAACATCCGCGTCAACGTGCCGAGCGTCTTCACCGTGGCCATCGGCACCGACTCGGAAACGATGCAGAACGCGGCCATCCGCCTCCTCGGGCTCGACACCCAGCAGGTGAAGGAGCAGGCCCGCGACATCATCTTCGGCCAGCTGCGGCAGGTCATCGCGTCGATGCGGATCGAGGACATCAACCGCGACCGCGACAAGTTCCTGGAGAGCGTGCAGCGGTCGCTCGAGCCGGAGCTCAAGAAGATCGGCCTCGTCCTCATCAACGTCAACATCACCGACCTGACCGACGAGAGCGGGTACATCGAGGCCATCGGCCGCAAGGCCGCCGCGGAGGCCATCCAGAAGGCGCTGGTGGACGTGGCGCTGCAAGAACGCACCGGCCAGATCGGCGTCGCCGAGGCCGAGCGGGAGCGGGCCGTGTCGGTGGCCGGGGCCACGAAGGAGCGCGAGATCGGCACCCGCGAGGCGACCCGCGAGCAGGCCATCCGCGTGGCCCAGCTCGACAAGGAGCGGGTCGTCGGCGAGCAGACGGCGAAGCTGGAGCAGGAGGCACTCATCAAGGAGGCCATGCGGCAGCAGGCGATCCGCGTGGCCGAGCTCGACCGCGACCAGCAGGTCGGCGAGCAGAAGGCGGCGTTCGAGCGGGAGGCGCTGGTGGCCGACGCCGAGCGGGAGAAGCGGGTGAAGACGGCCGAGGCGAACGCCCGCGCCGCCGTCGGCGAGGCCCAGGCGCAGGCCCAGGTGTTCGCCGCGCAGGCCGAGATGCAGGTGAAGAAGGCCGAGGCGTACCAGGTGTCGGAGACGAAGAAGCGGGAGGCCGAGGCGGCCGTGCAGGAGGCGCAGAACCGGGCGATGGCGCGGGCGGCGCTGGCCGAGGCCGAGAAGGTGGAGGCCGAGCAGCGGGCGGCGCTGGAGGCGCCGGCGAAGGCCGAGAAGGCGCGGACCATTGTGGAGGCCGAGGCCGCGGCCGAGCAGACGCGGCTGGCGGCGCAGGCCGAGGCGGCGACGATCTACATGAAGCTCGAAGCCGAGGCCCGCGGGCAGTACGAGATTCTCGCCAAGAAGGGCGAGGGCTTGAAGACGGTCATCGAGGCGTGCGGCGGGGCGCAGGCGGCGTTCCAGCTGCTGATGCTGGAGCACCTGGACGCGCTGGCCGCGGCGTCGGCGAAGGCCATCTCGAACATCAAGTTCGACAAGGTGGTGGTGTGGGAGGGCGGCGGCGCGGGCGGGTCGGGCACCGCGGGGTTTTTGCAGAACATGGCCCGGGTGATGCCGCCGATGATGCAGGTGCTGAAGGACGTGGGCGGCGTCGAGGTGCCCGAGTACCTGGCGAAGCTGACCCCCGACGCGCCGCCGCCGCCGCGGCCCGAGCCGGCGGCGAACGGCCACGCCCCCGCGGCCCCCGGCCCGCGCGGCGGGTCGTGA
- a CDS encoding DNA alkylation repair protein, producing MGDSMAKSVTPKPAAKAKPRAASASVADALKQLEALGTAAVRAQMAKSGPWGRGAGDNQFGVPRGDVRKLAAKFKTNHPLALALWDTGNVDAQFLAALLIDVKQLSAADLERLVTTITIPWVADWLHSNVVKAHPDKEALRQAWMASSDPWLARAGWQLTAGRVAKSPDGLDLAALLDRIEAELAGVVPEVQWTMNMCLAEIGIHAPKLRKRAVAIGEKLGLYRDYPCSKGCTSPFAPIWIAEMVKRQG from the coding sequence GTGGGCGATTCGATGGCCAAGAGCGTGACCCCCAAGCCGGCGGCGAAGGCGAAGCCCAGGGCGGCGTCCGCGTCCGTCGCGGACGCCCTCAAGCAACTCGAGGCGCTGGGCACCGCCGCCGTGCGGGCGCAGATGGCCAAGAGCGGCCCGTGGGGCCGCGGCGCCGGCGACAACCAGTTCGGCGTCCCCCGCGGCGACGTGCGGAAGCTCGCCGCCAAGTTCAAGACGAACCACCCGCTGGCGCTCGCGCTGTGGGACACCGGCAACGTGGACGCCCAGTTCCTCGCGGCGCTGCTGATCGACGTGAAGCAGCTGTCGGCCGCTGACCTGGAGCGGCTCGTCACGACGATCACGATCCCGTGGGTGGCCGACTGGCTCCACTCGAACGTGGTGAAGGCGCACCCCGACAAGGAGGCGTTGCGGCAGGCGTGGATGGCGTCGTCCGACCCGTGGCTGGCCCGCGCCGGCTGGCAGCTGACGGCCGGCCGCGTCGCCAAGAGCCCCGACGGCCTCGACCTCGCGGCGCTGCTCGACCGCATCGAGGCGGAGCTGGCCGGCGTTGTGCCCGAGGTGCAGTGGACGATGAACATGTGCCTGGCGGAGATCGGCATCCACGCCCCGAAGCTCCGCAAGCGGGCGGTGGCGATCGGCGAGAAGCTGGGGCTGTACCGCGACTACCCGTGCTCGAAGGGGTGTACGTCGCCGTTCGCCCCGATCTGGATCGCCGAAATGGTGAAGCGCCAGGGCTGA
- a CDS encoding DUF1501 domain-containing protein: MTPPTRCPGPTGLTRRNMLQVGTAGALHLGLTTLLAADEHRTGNSAPADSCILVFLNGGPSHLDTWDLKPDLPQEMRSEFRPISTTVPGVQVCEHLPRLARLMQHCTLVRSVNHDQVAHAPAVYTALTGVRSNVRAGIVGAKATDHPAIGAVVSRHRPAAGHIPGYVLMPYLTAEGAGGPPQPGFLGGWLGKTHDPFLVLRGGDAPDGFNLPAILPGAGMTADRVRDRGDLLAGVNRTATAARAGLTDDLERLQARACDLLTSPAAQRAFLLDREPARVRDAYGRNIYGQSLLLARRLVEAGTRLACVSWAPDANATWDTHGQNFPKLKNQLLPPFDRAYAQLLTDLIDRGLLGRTLVVVMGEIGRTPKISGDAGRDHWEHCYSVLFAGGGTKGGYVHGASDKLGAYPSRNPVSASDIVATVYHALGIAPDLELRDRLDRPLALLPEGAAVREVFA, encoded by the coding sequence ATGACACCACCCACCCGCTGCCCGGGGCCGACGGGGCTCACCCGCCGCAACATGCTCCAGGTCGGCACCGCCGGCGCCCTCCACCTCGGGCTCACCACCCTCCTCGCCGCCGACGAGCACCGCACCGGCAACTCCGCGCCAGCCGACTCGTGCATCCTCGTCTTCCTGAACGGCGGCCCCAGCCACCTCGACACCTGGGACTTGAAGCCCGACCTGCCGCAGGAGATGCGCAGCGAGTTCCGCCCCATCAGCACTACCGTCCCCGGCGTGCAGGTGTGCGAGCACCTGCCGCGGCTCGCGCGGCTGATGCAGCACTGCACGCTCGTCCGCTCCGTCAATCACGACCAGGTCGCGCACGCCCCTGCCGTGTACACCGCCCTCACCGGCGTCCGCAGCAACGTCCGCGCCGGCATCGTCGGCGCGAAGGCCACCGACCACCCGGCCATCGGGGCCGTAGTGAGCCGGCACCGGCCGGCCGCGGGGCACATTCCCGGCTACGTGCTGATGCCGTACCTCACCGCGGAAGGGGCGGGCGGGCCGCCGCAGCCGGGCTTCCTCGGCGGCTGGCTCGGCAAGACGCACGACCCGTTCCTCGTCCTCCGCGGCGGCGACGCCCCCGACGGCTTCAACCTCCCCGCCATCCTCCCCGGCGCGGGCATGACCGCCGACCGCGTCCGCGACCGCGGCGACCTCCTCGCCGGCGTCAACCGCACCGCCACCGCCGCCCGCGCCGGCCTCACCGACGACCTGGAACGCCTTCAAGCGCGGGCGTGCGACCTGCTCACGTCGCCGGCGGCGCAGCGGGCGTTCCTGCTGGACCGCGAGCCGGCCCGCGTCCGCGACGCCTACGGCCGCAACATCTACGGTCAAAGCCTGCTGCTGGCGCGGCGGCTGGTCGAGGCCGGGACGCGGCTGGCGTGCGTGAGCTGGGCGCCGGACGCGAACGCCACCTGGGACACGCACGGCCAGAACTTCCCGAAGCTGAAGAACCAACTGCTGCCGCCGTTCGACCGGGCGTACGCGCAGCTGCTGACGGACCTGATCGACCGCGGGTTGCTCGGCCGCACGCTGGTGGTGGTGATGGGCGAGATCGGTCGCACGCCGAAGATTTCGGGCGACGCCGGCCGCGACCACTGGGAGCACTGCTACTCGGTGCTGTTCGCCGGCGGCGGCACGAAGGGCGGCTACGTCCACGGGGCGAGCGACAAGCTCGGCGCGTACCCGAGCCGCAACCCGGTGAGCGCTAGCGACATCGTGGCGACGGTGTACCACGCGCTGGGCATCGCCCCGGACCTGGAGCTGCGCGACCGGCTGGACCGGCCGCTGGCGCTGCTGCCGGAGGGCGCCGCGGTGCGCGAGGTGTTCGCCTGA
- a CDS encoding SH3 domain-containing protein — protein MTLRAAVAVALLAAAPAAAHSPAPADLAAEAARQFAAGVAARDDAAAARPHFRAAAAAYDALWQGGRRNPAVGLARARCRRLAGDLPAAVVALHEALAVAPADRDLRVELDDARAAVDYPHTGDLTDQCRPATARPFGSRVSAAEAFALVAVFALAAGLAAARLAMTRAPAWLGVSALSLAALAALAALLWQDARRDPRPVVVVAADVFLRRGNADSYPPRLEPRLPRGAEARELGRRGGWVQVELAGGAAGWVPEAAVLPVPRR, from the coding sequence ATGACCCTCCGCGCCGCCGTCGCCGTCGCGCTCCTCGCCGCTGCCCCGGCCGCGGCGCACTCCCCCGCCCCCGCCGACTTAGCCGCTGAAGCCGCCCGCCAGTTCGCCGCAGGCGTCGCCGCCAGGGACGACGCCGCGGCCGCCCGGCCGCACTTCCGCGCCGCCGCCGCCGCCTACGACGCCCTGTGGCAGGGCGGCCGCCGCAACCCGGCCGTCGGCCTCGCCCGCGCCCGCTGCCGCCGCCTCGCCGGCGACCTGCCGGCCGCCGTCGTCGCCCTCCACGAGGCGCTCGCCGTCGCCCCCGCCGACCGCGACCTGCGCGTCGAACTGGACGACGCCCGCGCCGCCGTCGACTACCCCCACACCGGCGACCTCACCGACCAGTGCCGCCCCGCCACCGCCCGCCCGTTCGGCTCGCGGGTCTCGGCGGCGGAAGCGTTCGCGCTCGTGGCCGTCTTCGCGCTCGCCGCCGGGCTCGCCGCCGCCCGGCTCGCCATGACCCGCGCCCCGGCGTGGCTCGGCGTCAGTGCCCTGTCACTGGCCGCGCTCGCCGCGCTCGCCGCGCTTTTGTGGCAGGACGCCCGCCGCGACCCCCGGCCGGTCGTGGTCGTCGCCGCCGACGTGTTCCTCCGCCGCGGCAACGCCGACAGCTACCCGCCGCGGCTCGAACCCAGGCTGCCGCGCGGCGCCGAGGCCCGCGAGCTCGGCCGCCGCGGCGGGTGGGTGCAGGTGGAGCTCGCCGGCGGCGCCGCCGGGTGGGTGCCGGAAGCCGCCGTCCTCCCCGTCCCCCGGCGGTGA
- a CDS encoding BatD family protein: protein MLRPAITRATFVVLVFLIPHPSSLIPARQPSFFEPKEGYYGARGTAVKARWDVTPTTVPEGGAVVATLTVTGATNPAEVKRPDLAKVADFTDRFVVEDVPGPVAAKGLAFAYRLRPRTRGVTDVPGLNFFYFNADAAPERRYQNARALGVKITVTAAPPTAAPPAVPLDAPDRMFVVETGARLLDDEPFAPGPAAWAALAALAVLTPVGWYAAWRAAYPDAARLARRRRSRAARRALAAVRAAGRSADPAAACAAAVIGYLRARYPLPPGADTPPEAAAALAALGVAGADAVEAFLRACDAARFAPTPDTAVSLAAAAEALVARLEAAE from the coding sequence ATGCTCCGACCCGCCATCACCCGAGCGACGTTCGTCGTGCTGGTCTTCCTCATCCCTCATCCCTCATCCCTCATCCCTGCGAGGCAACCGAGCTTCTTCGAGCCGAAAGAAGGCTACTACGGCGCCCGCGGCACCGCGGTGAAGGCGCGCTGGGACGTGACGCCCACGACCGTCCCCGAGGGCGGAGCCGTGGTGGCGACGCTCACCGTCACGGGCGCGACCAACCCCGCCGAGGTGAAGCGGCCCGACCTGGCGAAAGTCGCCGACTTCACGGACCGATTCGTCGTCGAGGACGTGCCCGGGCCGGTGGCGGCGAAGGGGCTGGCGTTCGCGTACCGACTGCGGCCGCGGACCCGCGGGGTGACGGACGTGCCGGGGCTGAACTTCTTCTACTTCAACGCCGACGCCGCGCCCGAGCGGCGCTACCAGAACGCCCGCGCGCTCGGGGTCAAGATCACGGTGACGGCCGCGCCGCCGACGGCCGCACCGCCCGCGGTGCCGCTGGACGCGCCCGACCGGATGTTCGTCGTCGAGACGGGGGCGCGGCTGCTGGACGACGAGCCGTTCGCGCCGGGGCCGGCGGCGTGGGCCGCGCTGGCGGCGCTGGCGGTGTTGACGCCGGTCGGGTGGTACGCGGCGTGGCGGGCGGCGTACCCGGACGCGGCCCGGCTCGCGCGGCGGCGGCGGTCGCGGGCAGCGCGGCGGGCGCTGGCGGCGGTCCGCGCCGCGGGCCGGTCGGCCGACCCGGCGGCGGCGTGCGCCGCGGCGGTGATCGGCTACCTGCGGGCGCGGTACCCGCTGCCGCCGGGCGCCGACACGCCGCCGGAGGCGGCCGCGGCGCTGGCCGCGCTCGGCGTCGCGGGCGCGGACGCCGTGGAAGCCTTCCTGCGGGCGTGCGACGCCGCCCGGTTCGCGCCGACCCCCGACACCGCGGTGTCACTCGCCGCCGCGGCCGAGGCGCTGGTGGCCCGGCTGGAGGCGGCGGAATGA
- a CDS encoding four helix bundle protein gives MNQTEPAERVDLRVRTKQFAVRIIRMYGVLPKQAEADVIGRQVLRSGTSVGANFREAHRARSDAEFVSKLGDCLKELEETSYWLELLVDAGLVPPARVAALREECEQLIAILTTISKKVKARKG, from the coding sequence ATGAACCAGACGGAGCCGGCCGAACGAGTAGACCTGCGCGTGCGGACCAAGCAGTTCGCGGTCCGCATTATCCGAATGTATGGGGTGTTGCCAAAGCAGGCTGAAGCAGACGTGATCGGCCGGCAGGTGTTGCGGTCCGGCACGTCGGTCGGTGCCAACTTCCGCGAAGCTCACCGGGCGCGGTCTGACGCCGAGTTCGTGTCGAAGCTGGGTGATTGCCTGAAAGAATTAGAAGAGACGAGTTACTGGCTCGAGCTGCTCGTGGACGCCGGGCTGGTGCCGCCCGCACGGGTCGCCGCGCTGCGGGAAGAGTGTGAACAGCTCATCGCCATCCTCACCACGATCTCCAAGAAGGTCAAAGCGAGGAAGGGGTAA
- a CDS encoding cupin domain-containing protein, with product MSQFFPTPAECGRHVVFGTVPIRTYAGDGLQLSLVDIPAGGVVDWHSHPQEQMGMMVSGRALFEVGDEVQELGPGDFYRIPGGVRHRVTAPAGAAQALDVFHPVRDEYR from the coding sequence ATGTCGCAATTCTTCCCCACCCCCGCCGAGTGCGGCCGCCACGTCGTCTTCGGCACCGTGCCGATCCGCACCTACGCCGGCGACGGGCTGCAGCTGTCGCTGGTGGACATCCCGGCCGGCGGCGTCGTGGACTGGCACAGCCACCCGCAGGAGCAGATGGGGATGATGGTGAGCGGCCGGGCGCTGTTCGAGGTCGGCGACGAGGTGCAGGAGCTCGGCCCCGGCGACTTCTACCGCATCCCCGGCGGCGTCCGCCACCGCGTCACGGCGCCGGCCGGCGCGGCGCAGGCGCTGGACGTGTTCCACCCCGTCCGCGACGAGTACCGCTGA
- a CDS encoding STN domain-containing protein, whose amino-acid sequence MTRFRLAAVLAASLAGFATAQPPADAISEARQRQLLADQKAAAEVQTALLDADAARANPAKAAQRLRAAQQSIDLSAAISAETRQRLTAQLQARLAAVEGRPVANTGARPDPAAPGVKGAQKAAIEAMQAEVKEVREGVEKIVRLRDQNNTAEADRTAAALAQKYPTNPGVLALGQRDSFATALADSRAFTELQAKRLNMAQNNLMASNIPAVQDVEFPKDWKDRTGKRSNEVKLTDREKQLISALDRAVTVNLKDQPLEYALQELSTAMDAKLLVDEKSLRDLDLDLKKNVSLSARGLSGRTALRQLLSAQGLTFVIRDQEIQIVTVERSRDLLTTRVYYLGDLIQGLGPTGGAPQWGPFLDFQQTQANAKLLIDSIKSSVDPLAWQGNGGAGTVTFHVPSMSLIVRASSEVHAALGGRLYGR is encoded by the coding sequence ATGACCCGCTTCCGGCTCGCGGCCGTGCTCGCCGCCTCCCTCGCCGGCTTCGCCACGGCCCAGCCGCCGGCCGACGCCATCTCCGAGGCCCGCCAGCGGCAACTCCTCGCCGACCAGAAGGCTGCCGCCGAGGTGCAGACCGCCCTCCTCGACGCCGACGCCGCCCGCGCCAACCCGGCGAAGGCCGCTCAGCGGCTGCGGGCGGCTCAGCAGAGCATCGACCTGTCCGCGGCGATCAGCGCCGAGACCCGGCAGCGCCTCACGGCGCAGCTTCAGGCCCGGCTCGCCGCCGTCGAGGGCCGCCCCGTCGCCAACACGGGCGCCCGCCCCGACCCCGCCGCGCCCGGCGTCAAGGGGGCACAAAAGGCGGCGATCGAGGCCATGCAGGCGGAGGTGAAGGAAGTCCGCGAGGGCGTCGAGAAGATTGTCCGGTTGCGCGACCAGAACAACACTGCCGAGGCCGACCGCACCGCCGCCGCGCTGGCGCAGAAGTACCCGACCAACCCCGGCGTGCTGGCGCTCGGGCAGCGCGACAGCTTCGCCACCGCCCTCGCCGACTCCCGCGCCTTCACCGAGCTCCAGGCGAAGCGGCTGAACATGGCCCAGAACAACCTGATGGCGTCGAACATTCCGGCCGTCCAGGACGTGGAGTTCCCGAAGGACTGGAAGGACCGCACCGGCAAGCGGTCGAACGAGGTCAAGCTGACGGACCGCGAGAAGCAGCTGATCTCGGCGCTGGACCGCGCGGTGACGGTGAACCTGAAGGACCAGCCGCTGGAGTACGCCCTGCAGGAACTCTCGACGGCGATGGACGCGAAGCTGCTGGTGGACGAGAAGTCGCTGCGCGACCTGGACCTGGACCTGAAGAAGAACGTGAGCCTGAGCGCCCGCGGGCTGTCGGGCCGGACGGCGCTGCGGCAGCTGCTCTCCGCCCAGGGGCTGACGTTCGTGATCCGCGACCAGGAAATCCAGATCGTGACGGTGGAGCGGTCCCGCGACCTGCTGACGACGCGGGTGTACTACCTCGGCGACCTGATCCAGGGGCTCGGGCCGACCGGCGGGGCGCCGCAGTGGGGGCCGTTCCTCGACTTCCAGCAGACGCAGGCCAACGCCAAGCTGCTGATCGACTCGATCAAGTCGTCGGTGGACCCGCTGGCGTGGCAGGGCAACGGCGGCGCCGGCACGGTGACGTTCCACGTCCCGAGCATGTCGCTGATCGTGCGGGCGTCGAGCGAGGTCCACGCGGCCCTCGGCGGCCGGCTGTACGGGCGGTAG